In Brassica napus cultivar Da-Ae chromosome A3, Da-Ae, whole genome shotgun sequence, the sequence CCATACCTGCTCTTCTCATTGCCGGATTTGGACATGTCGCCCATCTCAAGTGCGTATCTATCAGGACGTAACCGTGAATCAGACGGCAACAGCTTTTTGGGGGCAGTGTCGAAGCTATTGATCTTGTGAGCAAAGTGTGTGTATTGGTATTTGTCATCCTTTGGTACATCAGCGAGTTTCCACACCTCCTTTAGTTCGGTGCCAGGGAGAGGCTCGCCTTCACCGTCACACTGCTGATAGCTCATGGACTCGTTCCATTTACCGGTCATGAGTATCTTGGGCTCCTCAGAGGCGTTATAGACATATCCGTCCACTTCATAACGACCAGATCTGTTGAGATAGTCAACGCACATGTCTTAAAGCTTTAAAAATGAAAGGAAGATGAGGTTGCGTTAAAGGTAACTTACCCGAACCAACCACATGGTTGAAAGTAAAGCACGACTTTGTCACCAGTGGTGAGGTTAGTCATGATCATTTCCCCAGGAGAATCGACCCAAGTTCGTCCAAAGATTAGGTTGTGAACTTTGGTTAGAGGAGGTACCAAGTCAAGAACCACTCCATCTCTTTTAAGTGTCACCCGTGTCCTGCAGCAAAGACTCATCACATTTAGGACAATGAACAAACGAAGAATGTTAACTTAGTAGATATACTTGTTTTGTACCTTCCTACTGGGTAAACGTCAATGGAATTGCCGAGAAACTTTGTTTTCAGCTTTGAAGTACAATCATAAGTGAAATGCTCATTTTCAGCATGACCAGCACTCATTGGAGGGTGATGGCTGACCTGAGAATAAGACTATTGGTGTCAACGATCTGGGAGAAGTTGGCAGCTAAAGGAACTAAATATTCAATTACTTGAGTTCTCTGATCTGTTCGGATATGAAGTTAACACCATTGTAATTAGCCATCTCATAAGTCTCTCCAAGGATTGGGTTAAACGGTTTCCAGGTACGTTGGAAAGCATAGTACACAGATATAGCCCATGATGCTGTTAAAAAATCAATTCTCACAATTAAGCCACTACATGAACAGACACTGATCATAGAAGAAATCAAGGAAGGGAAGGGAAGAGAAGTGCTTACACGCATACACCATGCGCATATAAGGGTCATCCGTTTTGTCTGCCATGTCTAATAGATGCGAGTATTCCATCAACTGTCAGAAACAGAGCCGAAGAGATGTTGTCATGAGCATCACAGACAGCAAACAAACATCAAGATGAGCACAAACCTCAGCCATTTTCTGGAGCATAGTCATGGGTTCGAAAATAATAACAGGGAGGGTCACCATTGATGTAACATCAGATCCTATGTACTTGTGCATCATCTTCCAATAACCATCTCGATCCTGAAACAATGTTTCTCAAATGATCAGATTAACAGGTGATAACAACAGAAGTATATAATAACTAAACCTCTTGATTCCATCTCCCTTTGTTAGCTTCCTCAGCTGCATCTTCATTACTTCCTTCAGGGTTAATAACTTCAACTCCCTCATACCCAACCAAACTGAGAAAACACATAGATTATTCCAAAAAGAGCTCAACTTTGACCAAACCCTTATTATAAAAGCCGCATCTTTGCGGGAAAAGATTCGAATCAAATGGATCTCAAGAAGCTTACCCGTTAACTGATTTGGTCACAGCTGCTACCCAATTTGAGATCGAGGGAGCAATAGCACCGAATATAGACATCTCTCCGCCGTGTACCACCAACACTACGAGCTCCGGCTAAGGGAGAAAGATAGATACAGAGATTCTTCGATGAAGGAAGGTCAGCGATGGAGACGATGAGCTGGTCTTCGTTTGCACTCgttctattttaatatgatCAAATTAACCGGTTCTGTTTTTAATGTTAAATCGGATTCGGATTGATTTAAAAACTAAACCGAACCGGGTTGGCTTAAGTCGTCTTGTTGGTTATTTTCGGTTTAGTAAAAACGAAGCAGCTTTGTAGAAATGATCAATTCGTCGTCATTGATGGCGTCACCAAAATGCATGCTCCTTCAGTTTCGAACTCGCTCTATGTTCTCTTGCTCTTTTACGATCATGTTTATGCATTTCAATGATGTTTTCACAGTCATCACCAGTCGCAAATGGATGCTTGAGTCAAAATTCGTATAAAATCTAAGTTGATGTATAAATCTTGGTTTATAATGTTTTCTGGCAAAAATAATACTACTTAACTATTTGATAACATATTTTACATGCTGAGGATCAATGACCTCGAATGTAACAACGAAATGAGTTTTCCATTCAAAAGTATGAGGATACATATTAAATGTTgaattatatatagagaaaaatcAAGTGTAGCATACTAACATCTATAACGTCAAGTGTAACAACGGTTCagaaaaaatcacaaaaaaaaaaaacgtttctcACTGCACTACTCGAATGATCTCTATCACTGATGAATATGTCAATACTTTTGAACTAAGTTAACGTTATTTTATTTCCCATTAACAATCATTAGGCAAATGCTAGATCTgcatttatttgtttatatgtttGTTTGGACGTGTATGCAGTGGCGGACCCAGCAATTAAATTAACCTGTgtcattatattttgtttaaaaaaagatCACAATAAGAAAAGCAATATGGAGCATCGAACTTGGGTTTACTTGGGTTTAGGGGTGTCAATCCCTTAGCATTTAACATCTAGACTGATGATTCTCCTTCAGTCTTTAtgtaaaaaacattaattttatcttttaacCTGTGTCAACTGACACACCCAATCCTTTACTGGGTCCGCCTCTGCGTGTATGTCTTACAAAGTTGCTGAAACTAACAGAAGcaagtaaacaaatataaacaaaacGATGATAATGGTAGCAATAATAGATAGACATGCATACCTTCAAATTCAATACATACAGATTGATGATCCACGAATCCATTTGTAATATAGATGGGTTCTTGAGTTTGATGTTTCAAGGTTTTTGTTCCTttcgatatatatatttaacgtATGACGATCGCTGAGAGATTATGTTGTCTTCTTCTCCACGGCGCTTTGCCCTAACCGGAGCTCAAGATCCAAATTTTCATCCTCAAGATGATGACTCGAACTCGAACCATCTATGCTGCAAACATCCGTGACTTTTCCATCATCATTAATATCAAGCTTGTTTTCTTGAACCCAAAACCCTAGTTTCTGACCAGGGATTATATCTTTCTCCACACCTTGatcttgatcatcatcatcacatgcCAAATCCTCTTCTTGTTGTTTTTCATTAAGGTCTAGAGAGACAACTCCTGATGGATCACTCTCGGCGACAACATCGTCCTTGTTATCTTCCATTAGCTTATGTCTGAGGTTAGCTCTGTCTCTTCTGTGGATGTTCATATGCCCTCCTAGTGCTTGAGCATTCGAGAAGCCCCTTACGCAGAAACTGCATGTGTAAGATCTTGACAGAGAGTTATCGACGCTTTGACGAGTGTTTCTCGATATGTGTTCGGAATGATCATCCGAGTTTTTAGGGTTTCTGATGTTTTCCAtataatattttggatttttccgTAGGATAAAGAGAACTATGAAACAATTGTGAAATTTAGCattaagagaaagaaagaacaaaCGAGAAGGAGAAGAATGAGTTTGATCTCGGAAATGAAATGGTCAATTACTGGAGCTTCTTCTTTGTATGTTTAATTGGcagaatctatactattaaaagagaaatatttttaaaaatatatttatgcaaGGTTGTGGTTGGACCCTTTCATTAGTATTTTGTAAACCAACTAAATAATCTTCCTAAATATCTCCTAATAATTATCATATGTACGATTCTGTATTCGAATATCATTAATATCATTTTTTG encodes:
- the LOC106439203 gene encoding oxysterol-binding protein-related protein 3B: MSIFGAIAPSISNWVAAVTKSVNGLVGYEGVEVINPEGSNEDAAEEANKGRWNQEDRDGYWKMMHKYIGSDVTSMVTLPVIIFEPMTMLQKMAELMEYSHLLDMADKTDDPYMRMVYASSWAISVYYAFQRTWKPFNPILGETYEMANYNGVNFISEQVSHHPPMSAGHAENEHFTYDCTSKLKTKFLGNSIDVYPVGRTRVTLKRDGVVLDLVPPLTKVHNLIFGRTWVDSPGEMIMTNLTTGDKVVLYFQPCGWFGSGRYEVDGYVYNASEEPKILMTGKWNESMSYQQCDGEGEPLPGTELKEVWKLADVPKDDKYQYTHFAHKINSFDTAPKKLLPSDSRLRPDRYALEMGDMSKSGNEKSSLEERQRAEKRTREEKGHSFTPKWFDITEEVTPTPWGDLEVYQFNGKYLEHREAADKSEDYTDPKSIPFNPWQFQDMST
- the LOC106439204 gene encoding transcriptional regulator TAC1; protein product: MENIRNPKNSDDHSEHISRNTRQSVDNSLSRSYTCSFCVRGFSNAQALGGHMNIHRRDRANLRHKLMEDNKDDVVAESDPSGVVSLDLNEKQQEEDLACDDDDQDQGVEKDIIPGQKLGFWVQENKLDINDDGKVTDVCSIDGSSSSHHLEDENLDLELRLGQSAVEKKTT